In Helicobacter sp. NHP19-003, the sequence TGTTGACTTGCACAGTATAATTGCGAACTTAGGACAAGAAGCAGGGTTTAAATATCATGACTTAATAGTGTGGGACCAAAACGAACGCAGAAGGTTAGTTTTGCTTGGATATCCCAGTGTGTTTTACGCAAATCAGAACCATTCATTTTTAGTAGTATTGAGAAAAGTGTCGTAATACTCTCTTGTGCGATAAAATCAATAATTTCTACTTAAAAAAGTTGGATAGGATACATCCGTACCCAGCTAAATTCACCATAGACCTGGCACTAGAGTACATACAGAAGTATACCTGCAGAAAGGAAGTTGTCTTAGATCCGTTTTGTGGTTCAGGGACTACCTTGCTGGCTGCAAGACAGCTGGATAGACAGTCATTTGGATTCGATGTAAATCACATCGCTTATTTGATAACACAAGCGAAATTGTTATATCTGGATAATCATGACATCAAAAAGTTAAAAGAATTCTACATAAAAAAGGGTAATTTTCTACAAAATTATAAAGCTATTAATCACTGGTTTAAAGTAGATAGCATCAAAGCGCTGTCAAATATAAAGGCTAGCATTGACGAGTTCAGTCGAGGCAACAGGAAATATAAAGTCTTTTTAAGTTTAATTTTTTCTTCCATTGTCAATGTAGTTTCCAACCAGGAGTCAGATACTAGATATGCCAGTGTCAACAAGAAGCATCTAAATGAAGACTATGTATACAGGAAATTTACAGAAAAACTGTTTCAAACTATTGAAATCTTTGAAAATCTAGCCTTTGAAAATAGCATCGGTCAGTATGTTTTTTTACACAATGCAAAGACACTATGTGAAAAAATATTCAAAGACTCAATATCACTTGTTCTCACTTCTCCACCATATCCAAACACTTACGATTACTATTTGTATCATAAGCACAGAATGCTATGGCTCGATTTCGATGTAAAGTTTTCTATGCAAAACGAAATAGGTTCGAGGCGAGAATATTCGAGCTTAAAATTACCAAAAGAAAAATTTAACAACGATCTATTAGAGGTTTTTAGGCAATGCGGAGAAGTATTAAAGAATGATAGCTATATTGTACTTGTGATGGGTGATGGCAAAATACAAGGTGAGATTTATAACGCCAAAGATGAAATTCTAACACTTACAAACAAGCTAAATTGGGACCTAGTTGATTATTCTTGCAGTGAGCTTGACCAAACAAGTCGATCTTTTGCACAAAATTATAGAACTAAACATAAGAAAGAGCACATTTTAACATTTCAGAGAGTAAAAATGAGATGAAAATAGATGAAATTAGGATCTATGCTGAGTGTCTAGAACAGGGATTAGATTTTAAGGATTATTTACTGGAAATCGATAGGGATTTATTTATAAAAAATATTTATCTACCAAAATTTAGAGGCGAACCTAGAGATAATGACTCACAACTACTGAGAATTTTAAAACTAAAGAGTTTTGATTTGGCAATTAGCATCATTTCTAATAACAGCGAGATACCAATATTGCTTATAGAATATTCAACTGCTGTGCCGACCGATGATCATAAAATGCAGAGAAGTGATGTATATTTTTGGTCTGGTATTTTCAAAATTCCGGTTATGAAAATCTCGCCCTTTAATAAAAATTCGTTTAATGAACATGGTGGGGGAGATAAAATTAACAATCAAGGCGAAGTTGCACTTGCATTAAATAATAATGCTGTTGTCTACTTTATAAATTTTGGATACCAAAACAATACTTTGTTAACTAACAAGGAGAGGCTGTCTTGTATCGATAAAACTACAGAGATAGGAAAGGTCTTATCTGTACTAATCAAGGAGTTTTTACAACATAAGAACTTTGATATAGTTTATAAGAACCTGCTACACTCTTTTGAGTGTGTAATCGATAAAAACCTTGCACCGTTAAAAAATGTGTTTACAAATTCAACAAGATTTAAAAGAGAGGGTAATGATATAATCGTAAAAATCAACCGTTTTGGTCATGCCATGGATCCTGATAGGGGTATTCTATTCTTTATAAATATGCTATTTGGCAATGATTACACAATTACAAAATTTACCATAGAACGAAAAAATAAAGAAAGTTACAAGACGCTATTTGATACTCTATCAAAGACGAAATTAAATCAAATCAATTCACTCATAGAGCAAGGTGTGAGTGCGCACAGAGTATTAAAAATTTTTATGATAGCCACGGGCATAAATATAAGGCTTGAGGAAGTAGCTCCAGCGCATTTTCAAATCAAAGATGATGAATTTTTAAGATTTTTGCGAACCTATGGTAACAATGTCTATAAGTCAATCTTTTTAAATTCAAAAGAACTAAGGCTGTGCAATCTTGACAATGCAATTATATGCAGAATATCGTGGAGTCCAAGTGTGGCCACACTGTATAAAGATTCTCTTAGAGAAAAAGCACATAGAGAACCGCTATTGATTGTACCACTTGATTCCAAGAATATCAAAGAAGATATCATTACCCTTGCTAGTGTTGAAGTTTTTAAAAGAATTGGTTGTGAAATTCTAGCGACAAGTTATCCCGGTGCACAGGCAGATAGAGCTATACTAATAGGCAGTGGTAGAAAAATGAAACGAATTTATATCGATATCATAGCTTCAAAAACAAAAGAGGATAACTTTTATGTTTTTTTACACGAAAATAAAGACAAGTCAAGTAAAATTAAAGAAGACATACAAAAATTGCAAAATATCAAAAATAATCATATAAGTGAGCTGAATGTATTGCTTAAAAAGCTTAATAAAAGCTCATTCGACACGCTATTTTTGGGTATAGGGTTCAAATATAGTTGCGAGATTATTAATAAAATCGAAGATATTGACTACATCTTCGCATTTGATTTAAATACGAACAATGACAACACGAATATACTTTTTAGTGTAGCAGTCGTAAATTTAGATTTGATAGATTTTTTTGGGGCACTCAAAAACAGCCAACGCAAGCTGCAAGGCACGATCGTGCTCGATAAAGTCTATCGAATAAACAAACTGCACTGTGATGTGCAAAAATACCCTTAGCGATTCTAAATTACCCAACTTGCACTTAAACCTGATTTTGAGACGATACTTCTGTTTATGATAACCTCAATCTTTATTTTACATTCGTTTTACATTTGTTAACAGTTTAAAATATTATTAAATATTATTTAAAATTATATTAATAATATTCCGCGCATAATTCGTAAGGCGGACCCTCGCCAGCCAACCGCTTGTTTAAGGGTGGTTGGCGTGTTCCAATGAGTCTTTACTGAGGCTTGCTGTAGGTTATCTAAGAATTTCTCTATTTTGTTTGGGTGTATCCCTATATAGAGATGTTTAGGATTTTGAGATGTTTAGGATTTTTGTTGTCAACCTTGGGCAGATTTTGCCATCTTCTCCTGTTCTTGTTTTTGTGATATTCTCTCAATGGTAACAGCGGTTGCACAGAGCGTGGAATAAACTTAAAATTGACTTAATTTGTTCTTCTCTTGCGCATCTTGTATGAGTCTGGTGTGTGTAATCGGCCAATCGACACTTCTTACTCAGTATTCTCTCAAAAGCGGCTTGTGCAAGAGCATCTTCCATCACGGTTCCCTTTTGAAAATATTCTTTAGCTTTGACTATATCTTATGGCATGCCATGCCCATATTGATAAATGAGTCCGATGGAATGATAGGCTCTAACCTCCCCGTTCCCTATGGCTTTCAAAAAATATTCAAAAGTCTTGGCTTGATCCTGTGGAACACCATCGCCTCTAAAATACAACAAGCCTAGCTTGTAGCATCATCTACCATATCTACTATTTCCAGCTTTCAAGTAGTATCCCATAGCTTTCGGGTAATCCCTTCTCTCATAAGCTTTACTGGCTATCTCAAAATACGATATAGGGTTCTCTTTCATGCAGAGCTCCTAATTTTTAGATAAAAGTAGTGGTTCTATCAACTTTAAGTATCAATTTTTTAAATTTTTTGTGTCATTTAGATAATATGATAAATATTGACATGCACACACGATTATTCACTAGAGAAGTAAATCTACTAGAGAAGAACTAGAGAGTTTTGGAAATCGAGAGAGACTTTGAGATCATGCTTGCAAAGAAAAGATGCCTGATAAGGAAAAACCATGTGGTGGTCTTTTTGAACCAGATGTGATGCAATATATACAGCAACAAGTTTGTAAAATAGAGCTAGATCGTTCTGAATGTGAATTATATTTTATAGAGACATTATCTTTGCCCTCCCATGGTGCAGAGGGGTAAAATGTGATAGTTATATTGACATGCTTTGTAAGATTGGAGATAATAAGGTAGAGGGATGGGAACAAAGTAAGTGCGGTTGTGTGGTGGTTCTGTGGCTTCCGTGGCTTGCGTTTGTTGACCATAGTAATTGCTCCATCGCTGCTGCTATTCTAAACGCCACAAAAACTCCTTTGAAACCTACGGCAGTTTACGATGTGTCATCTGCATTGAATTCGATCTATACAGATTGAGAGTATTACTATGATAAAAGCAATAAATGTAGGACCATAGCAGAAGTTAGATCGAGGCGTAATGCGGCGGTTTTTGAAATAGGACGCTATATTATGGAGTGTGAGTAAAAAAGATTGATTTGAGAGGAAAACGGTCGTATTGCTTGAGTAACCCGCCTGGATCATATTGTCTTATGCCTTTGGCTTGCTCATCAGGGGTTTAAAAACTGCTCCTGATCTAGCCTGGCTAGTTTAATGCCTTTTAGCGATGAATTTCGCGCACTCTTTTAAGCTGCCAAAAGGGTGGGGCTCTGATATAGAAGCGTATATGCATGGGGTCTTGGTAAGCTCTCTGGCCCCCTCTTTGGGTCTTACCCCTTTGATATCCACAATCGGCTTACAATCAACGCGTAAGACTTTAGCTCAATTTCTACCTCACTCGGCTTGGTGTATGTAGCTACCCCCTTAAAATAGCTCATGGGCACTACTGACACGCCATGATAGTGGGGGATATTTTTATCCATCGAGGATTTTACCGCTCATAAACTCCAGGCAATCTAAGATCTCACTCCAAAATCCTAGAATACTGCACCCAAGCCCTCAACTTAGTAAATTAATCTAGTTCTAGAATATTTAATATAACATGTAAAAGCAGTCCGAGAATAGCCATAAACCACACCACTGAAGGCAAGCAATGATCACACTAAAAAGTGCGTTGAATACGATATTTATAGGGGTACTTTGTTTAGGATGTGCCAAAAGCGATCGATACTACATCGATGCTCGAAAGGCTCTAGACGAGGGCAATTGCAAAAAAGCCTCTAAGTTTTATCAGAAACTTTTAAAAAGAGAAGATTCTAGAGGATACAACGGTATAGGAGTCTTGCAAGCTTGTCACCAAGACTTCCGAGCTCTCCAGAACTTTCAAAAAGCAAGAGAAGCAAGAGAAAAGGGGAATGCTAAGCCTTACTATAATTCAGGATTTTTCTACTACAACATCTCAAATAGACAATGCCAAACAGCTAGAGATTTTTTTAGCAGGGCCGGAGATATGGGTTACTCTGATGGTTACTTTAGCTTAGGAAACCTATACAATAGCGGTTGTGATAATATCCACAAAGATCAAGCTACAGCTAAAAAATACTGGGAAAAAGCCGCTAATCTGGGGAATGCTAAAGCTCTTGTCAACTTAGGCGTTATGTATAAGAGAAACGGAAAATACAAACAAGCGCAACAAAACTTCAAAAAGGCTGGGGACATGGGAGAATCTTACGGTTATCTTAGCCTAGCAGACATGTACCTTGACCCTGACCCTAATCTTGATCCTGACCTTAAAGACGGATACATCAGAAAAGCTCTCCTATATCTTCAAAAAGCGGCGAACATGGGGGATGTTCAAGCCTGCATTAGTAAAGTAACACTCATCTACACCTCCAATAATACAAAAGCACACAGCATAAACTTGAGTATATGCACACAGCCAAAGAATCACACAAAAAAAATAAAATGTAAAAAACCGAGGTCATATCTCGATTTTTCAAACCGATACATCAACAGTCAAGGTTTTCAGGAAAACAGCTCCGAAGGTCGCAAATACCAGAAATCTGTAGGCACAACCTGTAACTGCAGTTGCGCTGGTTATGCATATTAAAATAATTTAATATAATCCGCGTGATCCGGTGATCCGCGCGCGATTCCCAAGACAAGACATTGACAATCACATTTTTTCACATACCCAATCGTTTTAATAATTCAACAACATATTGTAAGAGAAACGCTTGAGAACTTTGGAGAGTATGGCTGGTCAACCTATAAAAAAGAAATAACCCACTTCTCTAAGTTCACGAGAATGAATCGGAGTGAGTAGAGCGGACACAAGTGAGAAGCAAGACCTTAACACCTCCATCAACTATACCATGTTTAGTTATCCAACCATGACTCATGTCGATCAACGAAACTATTCAATCACCATAAATCCTTTATTCAAGAGCTTACGCACGCTTCCTTCGATGTGCTACGAAACTTTAGATATGATGAGATAATTGAGGATAGATGGTGAGGATAATTTTACAAGTTCTAGGTTTTCTTTGGCTTGTGAAACGAGAATTTGGCATTAGAGACTAACCAAATTAGAGTTTTTATATATAGCATAGTGCTTGCACTTTTGCTTATTTG encodes:
- a CDS encoding DNA methyltransferase, coding for MDRIHPYPAKFTIDLALEYIQKYTCRKEVVLDPFCGSGTTLLAARQLDRQSFGFDVNHIAYLITQAKLLYLDNHDIKKLKEFYIKKGNFLQNYKAINHWFKVDSIKALSNIKASIDEFSRGNRKYKVFLSLIFSSIVNVVSNQESDTRYASVNKKHLNEDYVYRKFTEKLFQTIEIFENLAFENSIGQYVFLHNAKTLCEKIFKDSISLVLTSPPYPNTYDYYLYHKHRMLWLDFDVKFSMQNEIGSRREYSSLKLPKEKFNNDLLEVFRQCGEVLKNDSYIVLVMGDGKIQGEIYNAKDEILTLTNKLNWDLVDYSCSELDQTSRSFAQNYRTKHKKEHILTFQRVKMR
- a CDS encoding tetratricopeptide repeat protein, giving the protein MITLKSALNTIFIGVLCLGCAKSDRYYIDARKALDEGNCKKASKFYQKLLKREDSRGYNGIGVLQACHQDFRALQNFQKAREAREKGNAKPYYNSGFFYYNISNRQCQTARDFFSRAGDMGYSDGYFSLGNLYNSGCDNIHKDQATAKKYWEKAANLGNAKALVNLGVMYKRNGKYKQAQQNFKKAGDMGESYGYLSLADMYLDPDPNLDPDLKDGYIRKALLYLQKAANMGDVQACISKVTLIYTSNNTKAHSINLSICTQPKNHTKKIKCKKPRSYLDFSNRYINSQGFQENSSEGRKYQKSVGTTCNCSCAGYAY
- a CDS encoding DUF6710 family protein, which gives rise to MIFALPWCRGVKCDSYIDMLCKIGDNKVEGWEQSKCGCVVVLWLPWLAFVDHSNCSIAAAILNATKTPLKPTAVYDVSSALNSIYTD